The genomic segment CGGTGTCTCGACGGCGGGAAGCAGGATGGCGAACTCGTCGCTGCCCATGCGCAGGCAGGTCGCGCGCTCACCGGCGACCGACCGGATGCGGCCGGCAATCAGGGCGATGACGGCATCCGCCTCGGCATAGCCGAAGGAATCGTTGACCTGACGGAAGCGGTCGAGGTCGAGCCACATCGCGCACAGCGATGCCGGTACCCGGTCTGTCGCGGCGAACAGGCGTGCGACCTCGGTCCGAGCGGCGTTGCGCAGGAGGAAGCCGGTCGTCGTGTCGCGGCGGGCCGGCGGTGAGCCGGTCATTGCCCGTGCCCGCAACCGAAACCTGCCGCCTGCCGTCCCTTTCCGTTTGATGATCTCGCTCCTTTCCGGAACCAGGCGAACGGATCTCTCTGCAATCGTTCCGTCGGCGCCGCTGCGCAAGACTAAGCGGCTGCCGGCGCGGTTGCTTGACTCGCGGCGCCAATCGCATGACCATTGCCGCCGTCGTCGACAGCCATCGCACGGGACAAGGGAAGCATGGACGAATCGGGGAGCACGCTGGCCACGCTCTGGCTGGTCATGCTGCGCCTGCTCGAGGAGCACGGGATCGATCCGGAGCAGTTCCGCAAGACTCTCGGGATTCGCCGTGAAGCACTGCGCGACGTGCATGCGCGGCTGCCTTCCCACTTGGTGGATGTCGGCTTCGAGCTGGCCGCCGCGCAGATCGGCGACGAGGCCTTCGCCCTGCGCGCTGCCGAATGCTGGCATCCGTCCAATCTCGGAACAATGGGTTACGCCTGGCTGTCGAGCCGCACGCTGCATACCGGGCTGAAACGGATCGAGCGTTTCTCGCGCATTCTCGGCAGCCGGATCACCTACCGCTGTTCCGAAGAGGCGGACGGCGTCCGTCTCGGCTTCGATCACGGACGCGGCGACGCCGCCGTCGGCCCGCTTCTGGCCGACTTCTCGCTGTCGATCCTGATCGCCATGTGTCGGGTCAATGCCGGCAAGCCGATGAGCCCGACCAGCGTCGATCTGCGCCGGCCTGAACCCGCCAACCCGCAACCCTGGCAGGCCTTCTTCGGCTGCCCGATCGCTTTCGGCCAACCGGTCGACGGCTTCCTCCTCGCTGGCGAGGTCGCCAACGCGCCCTTGCCTTCGGCCAACATCCCGCTCGCCAACACCTTCGACGCGATTCTCACCGAACAGCTTGCGGCGCTGTTCGACGACGACATCGTCAGCCGCTGCAAGGCGCATGTGCTGCAGCACCTGACCTCGGGCATGCCGTCGGCGGAGGAAGTGGCGCGCGCACTCGGCCTCAGCCAGCGCAGCCTGCAGCGCAGGCTGGCGGCGCTCGGCCTGAGCTTCCAGGGCGTCGTCGACGAAACCCGCCACGAACTGGCGCGGCGCTATCTCGACGATCCCACCAAGTCGGTCACCGAGATCACCTTCCTCCTCGGCTTTTCCGAGCAGAGCGCCTTCACCCGCGCCTTCCGGCGCTGGAGCGGCATGCCCCCGTCGATCTACCGCGGCCTCACATTTCCGGTGACAGTATACTAAATTCCGACGGACGAGCATCGCAGCTGAGCGTTTTCGGCGCAGCCCCCTCCCGCCGGACCGCTACCGCTGTACAGCAGAACGCGGAACCTCACCGACCGCTGCTGACGCAAGCGCGACCGCTGCGCAGCAAGCTGCGGCAAGACACCGGCCACGGCATGGCTCTCGGCCGACGACCGGCAGACGCGCAGCACCCTGCGGCACGGCGGCAGCACGGCCGCAACGACCATTCTCTTGCAACATTGTTGCATTTGGCTCGCAAAAGGGGCATGATTCGGCCTCCGCAACATGGCCCGGATGACAGAGACCCAGCCCTGCCCAGCATGTCGTCGCCACCCCGACCCTCAGCACCCCCGCACCCCCGCCGCCTGCAAGCCGGCAACCCGGTTCTCTGCGCCAGCGCCGCCGCCCGGCTGGCGTGGGCCGCCGGTGCGCTGATCCTGCTCTGGAGCTTCATCCTCTGGGCACTGGCATGAGACGCATCGCCCGCCCGCAGGGTACGGCGCTGCTGCGCTTCGACAATCTGACCCTCGGCTACAACCGGCATCCGGCGGTGCATCACCTGCAAGGCGAAATCGCCACTGGCAGCCTGATCGCCATCGTCGGTCCGAACGGCGCCGGCAAGTCAACCCTGCTGAAGGCGATCGCCGGCGAGCTGCGACCGTTGCAGGGCAGCATCGAGCGGAACGGACTCGACCGTCGGCAGATCGCCTACCTGACGCAACAGGCGACACTCGACCCGACATTCC from the Accumulibacter sp. genome contains:
- a CDS encoding AraC family transcriptional regulator, with translation MDESGSTLATLWLVMLRLLEEHGIDPEQFRKTLGIRREALRDVHARLPSHLVDVGFELAAAQIGDEAFALRAAECWHPSNLGTMGYAWLSSRTLHTGLKRIERFSRILGSRITYRCSEEADGVRLGFDHGRGDAAVGPLLADFSLSILIAMCRVNAGKPMSPTSVDLRRPEPANPQPWQAFFGCPIAFGQPVDGFLLAGEVANAPLPSANIPLANTFDAILTEQLAALFDDDIVSRCKAHVLQHLTSGMPSAEEVARALGLSQRSLQRRLAALGLSFQGVVDETRHELARRYLDDPTKSVTEITFLLGFSEQSAFTRAFRRWSGMPPSIYRGLTFPVTVY